The stretch of DNA AATTTTCTTGAGAGGAGACTTTCCTCAAATGTTTGAAGCCAAAGATGTAGTAACACATGTTAAACTGTCAAGATGCCACAATTAACATGCAATTTAACCAATTCTTTTCCCaaaaaacaacaacaacatGCAATTTATGGTGAATTTAATTACTCGATCATATTCTGATTCATATGCTGCACTGCAGATGTTCTTGGTCTGCTTGATAGCAGGGTGCAGCATCTGCTGGTTCAACACGGTCTGCTTTGTCCTCTGCATACGCAGCTTCTCCGCAAGCAACCGCCCCCTGGCCCTGTCCCTCTCAATAAGCTTCAATGGCCTCAGCGCCGCCTTCTACACTCTCTTTGCAAATGCCCTATCCCCTTTGTCCCCATCTGTCTACCTCCTCCTCAATGCCATGCTCCCTTTTGCCATCTCTATTCTTGCGCTCCCAGCTATACTCCTCTGCCACACGCAAGAAAGCCAACACCACAGCATGCCCAATCATGACAGGCGTGTCTTCCTCGGCCTTTACATCCTCGCATTCGTCACTGGCACATATCTGGTGGTCTTTGGATCTTTCACCGCAACCAGGTCTGCTGCATGGGTCATCCTCACAGGCGCCATGGTCCTCCTCGCCCTTCCTCTCATCATCCCTGCCTGCTCCAATTGCTCGTATTTGGATGCACATGGCCCTGACCCTGCATCTCCACTAAACCATGATGACCCACACAAACCGCTACTAATCAGTAACAATCATCAGACAGAGTCCGATGCCGTGATGGAAATAACAATGGAGCATCAGCTGCAGGGCAGTTGTGGAACATTACTACACAAGGGCCGCCTGGCGGTGCTCGGTGAAGAACATAGTGCAAAGAGGCTCATTGGGTGTGTGGACTTCTGGCTCTACTACACAGCCTACTTCTGTGGAGCCACTGTCGGGCTGGTATACAGCAACAACTTGGGGCAGATTGCGCAATCATTGCACCAGCAGTCACAGCTCACCATGCTACTTGCTGTCTACTCATCCTTCTCCTTCTTCGGTCGTCTTCTCTCTGCACTCCCCGACGTCCTTCACAGGTCCTTCTATCTTGCTCTATATCTCATCAATCATCATCACATGGCCTCCTAACTAACTACATATACAATTTGTTTACAGGAAGGTGTCACTTGCTCGGACAGGGTGGCTTGCTGCTGCCTTGGTGCCCATGCCAATGGCCTTTTTCCTTATGTGGAAACAACAAGATGGAAGTACTCTGATAGTAGGAACAGCACTAGTTGGCCTAAGCTCAGGGTTCATCTTCGCTGCAGCAGTGTCGGTGACCTCCGAGCTCTTTGGACCGAAGAGCGTCGGTGTGAATCACAACATCCTAATCACCAATATCCCACTGGGCTCATTCCTCTACGGCCAGATTGCTGCCATGGTATATGACGCAAATGGACAAAGGATGTCAGTAATGGATAACCGCACTGGCACAATTGACACCATGATTATGTGCATGGGGGTGAGGTGCTACTCAACCACCTTCTTCGTGTGGGGTTGCATCACATTGCTGGGGTTAGCATCGAGCATAGTCCTATTCAAAAGAACAAAACCAGCTTATGCTACTACTGCTAGTCGATCAAGTTGTAAGCACCAAGTTTCCAGTTGAACAGAGAAACTCCTCGACCAGTGCCTTGCTGCTTTGAATCATTGTTAGCTTGTACACAATTTTggtatagttttagctgaaattGTTACATATAGGTACACGAAATGAGTACCACCACAAGACACATCAAGAAGATAGGAAATTACTAGCTTAGCAGCTGGAATGTACAGAACCAGTATTCCATTTACTGGGCATTAATACTAACAAGTAGGCCCAAGATTTCATGAAATCAGCTTTGAATGTTTGTTGCTGGTTGAATTGAGATGTGTAAAATTCTACATATTTACTGTTGGTATGTACTCTCTCCGATTCAAAATACGTGCTGTTTACGACATCGACAAGGCCTAAAAGGTGACCCTGTGACCAATGAAAATATGACATTTCAAAGGAAGGTAATTAAACATTTTGAAAGTACTTCTCATGGTTAATCTAGTAACATCTATCTTACATTGTCAATCTATATCGTCTTTTATATATTGATGgtcaaattaaaaaaaaagttAACAACAGGAATCCTAGAATGATATGTATTTTGTATCGAGGTAGTAATATATGATGACTCAATACATGCTAGAGTTCAGAGCAAATAACTTATCTTTCAATCTTTCCCAAGGTGATACTGTTTACATTAAATAAGGAGGGCAATGAGTTTTCTAAATAGCAGAAAATGAAACACAGTTTTTAAATTTTGGAAGGATGCCTAGATGGACCCCTCCAGTGAGCTGTAATAGGAAAAGAACTATACTTCACTAAGCAACCCTTGGAGCATTCAATTATCATGCAAACAAATGGACTTCGCTCTGCCACCTTTTCTTAACCTATAATTTTGCTATTATATTGTTAAAATAATATACTATAAAGCAAAATCCAGTGTGGACGTGTACAAGTTGGCACATGCCTATAAACATTCCTGGAAGCTACCATCCAGCAATTTCAGGGAAGTAGGAGAGACCAAGATGATCTGAAATTAACAGCTGGTATGTAAATTACAAGACCAGCACTCAATTTACAGGGCATTAACACTAACAAGTCGGCCCAAGATGGAATTGCATCAGTTTGGACTGTTGTTGCTGGTTGAGTGGATTTGTGTGCAAAATCCTCCATATATACTGTTTTTATATAATACTTAATGACATAAAGTATGCAGAACTTTGGAGACCGAATCTGACTAGCATGTCAGCTTTGTGCTGAAAATGATAATCAAATAACCTTTTTCAATCTTTGTCAAGGTGATGCTGATACAGCAAACAACGGGTCAAATGAGTTCTTCAAATAGCACAAAATGACATGCAACATCTTTAAATTTTGCAAGAATGGTCTAGATGGATTATTGCAGCGAGCAGTAACTAAAAGGAACTATACTTCAATGAATGATCCGTGTAGCATACAATTATTATCATACAAAGAAACAAACAATTTCCACCCTTTTCTAAACCTATAACTTCACTGATATGCTGTTAAAACAAAATATAACAAGTGAAATCCAGTCTGAACGGTTACAGTTTAGCTCAGTTGTTCCCTCAACGAATTTTTCTCCCTTGAAAAAATGTTTATCGCAATTTCCTATTAAACTTCACAGGAAGGTACCATCCAGGCATCCAGAAATTTCAGAGATCTAGGACAAATAATTCAACAAGTGCAAACAATTCATATGCATGTTACCTCATTCAAGGGGTCTATAAATGGAGGATGCAAACAGTTGACATGACTCATAACTCATGACTATTTCTTGTGTTGTTCATCATGCTTGCACCATGGATTTAGGGCTTCTCTCATAGCTTGGGCCTCTGGACTGCTTCCCCAAGCTCGTTTTTCTGACTCCAAGACAGTCACCTTCTCATCTGTAGGATACGGGGAAAAAAAATATAAGTGTCATTCCTGTGTAGCAGTGAACAATAGAGAAACCAAATGAACTTGACAGAATGAATGGTGCCAGGTAATCTGAACCAGTTATGCGGCGGCTAAAATATCCAATCTTTAGATTGTTGTTAGTAGGAGGGAGCACTGAACCGTCCAGTTTAGATAGCTGTTAGTTATTTGTACTAATTTTGGGAACCTTTGGCCACTTCTCGGTGTTTTAAACAAGCCGATTGATTTAGTGGTAAACCATCTACTAGCCTGAATTTGGATGATAGCAAATTTCAAATGCCGGTAGGATCTAGGAGAGCAGAAAAGCTGGACTTGGAAAATTTTCAATCCGCCAAAAAGGTACCAACAGCCAAACTTGGGGACTGGACTGTAGATAATTCATTCATGAAAGTCTGATGATTGAATTAAAAGATTCAAGAAACTACAAGAGGGAGGGTTGGATGCTGAGGTGCAGAGTGGGGGATTGAGGGGAGCGAGAACCGTACAGAAGCCGGTGTGGATCATGAAGAGCTCCATGGCGGCACCTATGGAGGCCCCGACCGCCGCGATCTTCAGGTACCAGCCCGCGAACCTCATGATATGGTTCGCTCCCAGTGAATCCTCGAGGGCAGGGTGGCCGGAGCGAGCTCAGGCGATGGCGGTGGCGGCTTTGAGGTCGCCGGCGATGCGGGTGCTTTTTCAGCCGAGCAGACTGCCAAGGATGGATCGtcctctttctctttcccattCCAACAAAATGGGGGCCCGGCCCACCGAGGCCCAAAAGGCTGGCCCGCATCGCATTCCATCCACAATCACACTGGCGTCTCCTCTCCCCCACACCACGGTGACCACACGCTCGCCCGCCCATGGCGGCGACCTCGCCGACGACCGCATCCATACGAGCTCCATGCCCAGGGCTCAATCGCGTCTCCTTGCCCtgctgcctccgccgcccccgTCGCGCTACTCCTTGGTGGAGACCCCCGCGATGCAGCCGTAAAGGGAAGTCGGTCGCACGGACGTCGTGGAGGAGGCGGCACCGAGGGGATCAGAGACTGAGAGAAAGGATGACGAAGAGTCGGAGGCCGGTGCGCTGCGTGGGGTGGCTCAGAATTGACGGGGTTGCGGCGGATATCATCAGCATCGCCGCGCCCGCCGtgctcgcgctcgccgccgacccAGTCACGGCGCTCGTCGACACCGCCTTCGTCGGCCATATACGTAAGGGTAGGTTTGGTTAGTGTTTATTATAAAGGGTTTATTATTGGAtgctaattaggagtattaaatatagattaatgacAAAATAAATTCCATAACCTCTAGGCTTTTTTCGAGACGAATCtgttaagcctaattagtccatgattagcccATATGATACTatagtaaacatgtgctaatcatggattaagtaggcttaaTAAAGTCATCTCGCGAATAAGCCCTGGGcttatgcagttagttttataattagtttatatttagtCTTTCTAATTAGTATCAAAATATTCGATGTGATAGGGCTTATTATAAGCACCTGGAATTCAAACAGCCCCTAATTCTCGCTAGGCCGACCCATGTAATCTAGTGCACTAAACTTCATTTGACAATCAGAATCGTGCTACTCAAAGCAATCTACACAGGCTGTACAAGATTCATGTATAGAATAGAATACATGAAAAATTTACCACTGCTTTGAGGGGATCGATCAATCACTTGATGTGCATCTATGTTGTCAGGCTCGGATGAACTCGCGGCTGTTGGTGCGTTTGCTTCCGTCTTCAATTTGATATCCAAGCTGTTCAATGTGCCATTGCTTAATGTCACCACATCATTTGTTGCGGAGCAGCAGGCAGTCAATGGCAATAGTTCTAATACCACAGGACAAAGTAAGCAAAAGAAGAGTTCTATTTTGATGTCTGAAAAACCATCCCTATCGTTTTCATTACACTGATTAGTGTTTAGTTCTCGCCTAGGAGATGAATTTTTGATGTCAGAAAAGAAGGCAAGCCAACAGCGTAAGGTTCTTCCGGCAGTTTCAACGTCCTTGGCGCTAGCTGCCGGCATTGGATTGTTGGAGATGGTGGCACTGATTGTTGGATCTGGGACACTGATGAACATCATTGGTATACCCGTTGTACATAAGACTAATTTACTGGCATACTCGGATTCATAGGATCTAGTTCTTCTCTGTAACTTGATGTCGCACTTGGTGTACTTTAGGGTGTTTCTTCCGTGTTCTGTTCGCATGAAACATCTAATGTCTATGCAGCTCCAGTGTCTAGGTTATTTAGGTGCCACTTTTGATGCTTCATTGTGAAGTTGTTTTATTCCTAATTTATACCTGAATCTCTGAAAGTGTGTTTTTGGACCTTATGTTCGTATGCTTGCTGGTAGTTGGAGCACCAAGAAAATTTCCTTTTCATCACCCTGTAAACAATAGACATTTTACAATGTGTGTAAGGTAATTATGAAACAAGGACATATGATATAGTGTGATAAAACCTTGGTTATATCAATATCCTGTTCCTTTCAACAATTAGTGCGTAGTAGGCATCATTATGTTCTAAAATTTGATCACTTTATGTCTTTATTGTCTAAGTCTCGTGGGATAATTAAGCACAGATATCTTCCTGTCGTATCACTCGTACTTTTAGAGCTGCAAAAATCCTATAGCAAAACAGCATAACTAACCTATTTACCCTTTTTCTCATTTGTGGTGGATAAGGCTCTTGAATCTAGTATATGTAACCAGCTTTCTTGTGGTCTATTTACTTCAATTTTTCTGACCTTAAGGTTTTGTAATGTTTGCAACTGCTTTAAGTTATACTTGATGGTAGCTGCTGTGGCTAATTCTCAATGCAATTTACTACCAAAACACTGTTACTGAACATAAGTTGTTTTGTTTACTGTCTACACAGGATTCACCAATGCGAGCACCAGCAGAACAATTTCTTACATTGAGGGCATATGGTGCTCCACAAATTATAGTGGCACTTGCAGCTTAGGGTGCATTTCATGGATTCCTGGATACGAAGACACCATTGTATGCTGTGGGTATGTGTATGCCAGCTCATTTTGACAAATTTTGTAACACGTAACATTTTGTCCATCTGGAATTTCTTGGACCTTGTTATTTAAACACATGATTTGTTGTTGTAACAGTTTTTTTGTTATTTGAGATGCCCTTATGTAATTCATTTAAAGTGGTTAAGCAAGGAACTGATGTCATCATGCATACAGCTGCTGGCAATCTATTAAATGCAATACTGGATGCTGTACTTATCTTCCCACTTGGTCTAGGAGTAAGCGGCGCTGCCTTGGCTACAGTGACCTCTGAGTATGTTGGACCCATTGTTATATCTTTTAGCAATAAAATTAATTTTCAATATCTTTGCTTCCTCATATTATCATTTATTCTTATATAATTATGAACCCCCTAAACTATTTGGATCAATTGTTGACATGTATTCAGGTACTTGACAGCGTTGATCCTCCTTTGGAAGCTGAGTAACGAAGTAGACCTGTTCTCATGGAATATCATTGGAGATGGAGTAATCTGTTACCTGAATTCTGGTCGGTCAATATCCCTCGTGCTCATATCCAAGGATGTTGCATGTCATGATTTTGCTTTATTGTAAGCAAGCACTGATTCAAATGGACAGAAAACTATCCATGATTCATTTCTGTTTGATAGTTGTTTTTAGAGCCCTGTGTTACATCTTAGTGCAATAGACCTTTATGAAAACAACTTGAGCTTGAACGATTTTCAGGTGGACTGCTAATTGGCAGAACAATTGCAGTACTCCTGACATTGACATTATCTACGTCCCTGGCTGCAAGGGAAGGGCCTGTTCCAATGGCTGGCTATGAAATATGCTTGCAAGTGTGGTTAACAATTTCTCTGCTGAATGATGCTCTAGCCCTTGCTGGTCAGGTGTGCAAAATTACTTTAGTGCCTTTCATCAAATCTCTTACCTGTGTGTTTGCTTGTGAGGTATCCCTAATTTGTGCAGGCTCTACTTGCAAGTGAATATGCGAAAGGGAATTACAAGCAAGCCCGCATGGTTTTATACAGAGTCCTGCAGGTTAAGAAGTTATTTCTTGGAAAAAATTCAGAAATGACATCAAGTTTCTCCTTTTCCTCAAGGAGCTGATACTGTTCCTCTTTTTGGTGTAGGTTGGAGATGTGACTGGTGTTGTACTTGCTGCTACCCTACTCATTGGCTTTGGATCTTTGTCCTTGCTGTTTACAGATGATCCTGCAGTTTTGGACGTTGCCCAATCTGGAGTTTGGGTACTGATAATTTTGAGAAATTGATGCTTAGTTTCTCAAGTGGTGCGCAGGGAGTTTATGTTAACATTGTGAATGCTGGATTGTTGCAGTTTGTAACTATTTCTCAGCCGGTAAATGCTATTGCATTTGTGGCCGATGGGCTCTACTATGGTGTTTCTGACTTTGCCTATGCTGCATACTCTACGGTTCTGATTTATGCTCTTACTTTATCACATTATTTTGTCTCCAACAGTTTTACCTTATCGTGCCATTAGTTATCACTTAGCACAGCTTTGTCATGCTAACCATATAGAATCTGATTGTTTCAGTTTTTTGCGGGGGCCGTCTCATCAGTGAATACTTATCGCAGCTCCTAAGTTTGGTCTTGGTGGCATCTGGGCTGGCCTTACTCTATTGATCAGTTTGCCAGCAATTGCTGGTTTCTGGAGGTAGTAATTGATGATTCATTTTGTAGCAGTCTATTGCTTCTTATACTGGAATATAGGTAGTAGAATGACTTGAGAGTGATTTTTGTGGTTTCCAGGTTAGGGAGCAAAGGTGGACCTTGGGAAACTATCTTGTCAGAGAGTGAGTAAAGCACAGATGTGACCATGTATATTCAAGTGATCTCCAACTGTCAACATTAAGGTGGAGACGCATATGGTTGCAGGCCATATAGCCCTGGGTAACAGAAGGCCTGTGTGGCAGATAACAAGGTAGCTGATGTATCTCTGTGGAAGTATGTAAACAGTATACTTGTATTTGGTTTTAGCTAGCTGAGCTCTCTTGTTATGCCTGCTCTAGGAGAAGGAGGCTTTACAGCTTGCAAGTGTTTACCATGTATGTACAAGAAAGCTGCGTTCCCATAGAAGGCCCTTCGTGTAAATTTTGCTTCTGGAAAATCCTGCATGTAAATGATAAAATGAATTGTCTAACATTCGGATCTGTGTATCTTGTAAACATTTTTGGCATTCGTGTAACTCAGTGGTTGCTTGAAATAGAATTATCTTAGATGCCTGTTCCAGTATTGTGCAAGTGCAGCATCGTGGGACATTGCAAATTTGCTAAGATTTGCAAGTTGCCTTTTTTTTTTAATTGTGTGTGGAGACTATACTAGTAAGCCGATGGGCCAACCCATGGTGCAGAAAAGACTTGAGGGCCCAGGCTTCCAAAGTTTAGCCCACCGGCCCACCCTGGTTGAGATTCCTTTCCGTCACTCTCAGTCCCCGGAGATAGAGAGAGGCAGGAGGCCAGCAACCAAGCAGAGGCGGAGGAAGAGGGCGGCCACAGCCGGAGCAGAAAGCCAGCAAGCCACCAGCAGAAGGAAGAAGCGGCGAGGGCCGAGGATGCCGTGCCTCAACGTGTCCACCAACGTCAACCTAGAGGGGGTGGACACCTCCGCCATCCTCGCCGAGGCCTCCAAGGCCGTCGCCAACATCATCGGCAAGCCAGAGGCCGTAAGCATcgcctctccctttccccctctcGTTCCCTTTTTTATCTGCTGTTCTTGGAGGGATATCTCTCCCCTTGCATCTGTTTGTTTTGTGATATGTAGGATATGCTTCCATTTCGTGATTGGACCTGTTAGGGTTTTGAGGAGGATGTGCATCACTGTATGGCACCTTTCTGTAGGCTATCAGTCCATTAATCTGTCTGTTTACGGATGGTAGTTTAAAGAGAACTTATGTGAATCAGCACGATTTCCCACCACTATTCCCCTTTGATAAATGCTACGATGCGGATTTTGAGCTCTAAGGCTTTTATTTTGGGGGTAATATTACCTAGGTTTATCATGGACACTGCGATGTTGGTACTCACTGAACTCGAAAACTTTGATAATATTACATGAAACAATCTAAACAACTAGAACGGGACTGCAATCTCTTGCATATCACTGCCATCCTTCATAAATTGAGTTCATATATAATTGAACCTGTAATTTTGGCAGTTTCAGCATTGAGGAAGAAAATCAGATAACTGAATAGTCTGAGACAGCATCCCCAGTTTCTATCTAGGATTGATATTGTGACCACTGTGATCACTCAGTACAAGAGATATCAAGCCTTTCGTCTAGCAATTTCCCTAATCCCTATCCTGCCAATCTGACAGTTGAATAGCAGTGCAACATCAATCCACCGAGAACAGATGTAGTATCTATTAAAACAAACTAACTGATGAAAGTCTATGCTCACAATTTTTCTAGACCAGATTCCCAGCAACCAGCAACCCCTAGTGTACCATTCATTCTCCAGCACTAATCTGATGCGCTGTTAAATTTGTAGACCATGGCTGCATGTGCTTTTCCTTTACGTTATCCCTAATACTACAGACATCAATTTTATCTATATTAAGTTTGAAAATTCATGTCTATCAGCAATTCATATCAGTGTTAGTAATAGTCAGGCAGCTGCTTTGCTATTATCATGGACAAAGATGACCTTTCTGGATACTTCGGATTCAAAACCTGACCACATTAGCCTTATTCTCATACTGTCCTTCTTTGGGTTCCTGGTGAGTGTTCCTGTGGTGATAGGCTCAGATTGCTGAAATTTAGATTTTATTTGTTTGTCTGTGCTTGATTTATAGTCAAAGCCATTTCTCTTGGGTACTATCATCTTGAGGAATTAACTGGAATGCTTATCCTTCCACAGTATGTGA from Panicum hallii strain FIL2 chromosome 3, PHallii_v3.1, whole genome shotgun sequence encodes:
- the LOC112886316 gene encoding macrophage migration inhibitory factor homolog isoform X2, giving the protein MGQPMVQKRLEGPGFQSLAHRPTLVEIPFRHSQSPEIERGRRPATKQRRRKRAATAGAESQQATSRRKKRRGPRMPCLNVSTNVNLEGVDTSAILAEASKAVANIIGKPEAYVMVVVKGSVPMAFGGTQEPAAYGELVSIGGLNPDVNKKLSAGIASILESKLSVPKSRFYLKFHDSKRSDFGWNGSTF
- the LOC112886316 gene encoding macrophage migration inhibitory factor homolog isoform X1; this encodes MGQPMVQKRLEGPGFQSLAHRPTLVEIPFRHSQSPEIERGRRPATKQRRRKRAATAGAESQQATSRRKKRRGPRMPCLNVSTNVNLEGVDTSAILAEASKAVANIIGKPEAYVMVVVKGSVPMAFGGTQEPAAYGELVSIGGLNPDVNKKLSAGIASILESKLSVPKSRFYLKFHDSKAYPAQEHAQCLHALHQE